The genome window ACGGCATTGTAAATACAGCGGCGCTCTTGCAGCAATTTCGATGGGCGTTCGAAGATTGGACGCCGCCAGTCAACCTTTGGCATGATAAATCCGGCGATGTACAAAATGCGTCCGATCGCATGCGTGATGACACCCGAGACATCTTCCGCTCAACTGACGTTTTCATCTTCACGCTCGGGCTGTCGGAGGTATGGTACGATAAACCGAGCGACGAGATATTCTGGCGTGCCATTCCGACTTCGGAGTTCGATCCGGATCGGCACGGATTCAAGCTTTTGAGTGTCGAGGAGAATCGGCGGAACCTCCGTAGCGTCAGGGAGATCATCCGCGCGCATCGACCGATGGCCGAGATCATAATCACGCTGTCTCCGGTTCCCCTTGCTGCGACCTTCCGCCCGGTCTCATGCATCACGGCTAATGCCATCTCCAAGGCATCCCTTCGTGTCGCCATCGATGATCTCATGAGAGAGTTTTCAGAAGATAAGCGGCTTCATTATTTCCCTTCTTATGAAATGGTGACAAGCTTTCTTCCTGATCCATGGAAGGATGACCTAAGGCATCCGAGTCAGGATGCTGTTGATATGATTATGCAGATTTTCAAGCGCCGCTATTTGGTCGTGTAATCTCAACCGACGGCGGCCGGCGCTCGATATGGCGATGCGCATGGTCGCGGAGCAGGACGGGAAGCGGGTTTCTTGCGAAACGAAGCTGCCGGAGGCGCGATAAGGAGCCGCCTCTGCGAGCGAAGCGAGCCGCGCATGGCGGCTCCGCTGTTCTTGTCAGCCGAGGGCCGATCTGACCGCCGCGATCGCTTCGGCCGCGTGCGCGCCGTCGGGGCCGCCGGCCTGCGCCATGTCGGGCCGGCCGCCGCCGCCCTGCCCGCCGATGGCCGCCGAGGCCAGACGCACCAGATCGACGGCCGAGAAGCGGGCGGTGAGATCGTCGGTGACGCCGACGACGACGCTGGCCTTGCCGTCTTCGGCGGTGCCGACGAAGACCACGACGCCGGAGCCGAGCGATGTCTTGCCGGCGTCGGCAAGCGATTTCAGCTCCTTGGGCGGTATGCCGGCGACGACCTTGCCGAGGAAGCCGACGCCGTTCACGCTCTCGCCTGCCGCCGCGCCGTCCTCGCTGGCAGCGGCCGCGCCGCCGAGCGCCAGCTTGCGGCGCGCCTCTGCGAGCTCGCGCTCCAGCCTGCGGCGCTCTTCCAGCACCGCTTCCAGGCGGGTGACGGCTTCGGCTGGCGAGACCTTGAGCGCCGACGCCACCGCCTTCAGCCGCCGTTCCTGCTCGTCGAGGTGTTCGAGCGCGGCTTCCCCGGTCAGGGCCTCGATGCGGCGCACGCCGGCGGCGACCGCGCCTTCGGAGACGACGCGGACGAGGCCGATGTCGCCGGTGGCGCCGACATGGGTGCCGCCGCACAGCTCGACGGAATACGGCCTGCCGGCCTTGTCGCCGTGCAGCGCGGTTCCCATCCGCACGACGCGGACCTCGTCGCCGTACTTCTCGCCGAACAGCGCCATGGCGCCCTCGGCGATGGCGTCGTCGACCGCCATCAGGCGCGTCGTGACCTTCTCGTTCTGGCGGACGACCTCGTTGGCGAGGCGCTCGATCCGCTCCAGCTCCTCGGCGGCGATGGGCTTGGGATGGGAAAAGTCGAAGCGGAGCCGGTCCGGCGCGACGAGCGAGCCCTTCTGCGCCACATGCGTGCCGAGCACCTCGCGCAGCGCCTCATGGACGAGGTGGGTCGCGGAATGGTTGGCGCGGATCATCGCCCGGCGCCGGCTATCGACCTTGAGTTCGACCGGCGCGCCGACCGCGACCCGGCCGGAGACGACCTTGCCGAGATGGACGAAGACGCCGTCGCCCTTCTTCTGGGTATCGGTGACCGCGATCTCGAAGCCCTCGCCGCGGATCGAGCCGGTATCGCCGACCTGGCCGCCGGATTCGCCATAGAACGGCGTCTGGTTGACGACGACGGCGACACTGTCGCCGGCTTCGGCCGAGGCGATCTCGCTGCCGTTGCCGACGAGGGCGGTGACGACGCCTTCGGCCGCCTCGGTCTCATAGCCGAGGAACTCGGTCGGCCCGACGCGGTCGCGCACGGCGAACCAGACCGTCTCGGTCGCCGCCTCGCCGGAGCCGGCCCAGTTGGCGCGCGCCTCGGCCTTCTGGCGCTCCATCGCCGCGGTGAAGCCGTCGGTGTCGACCGAGATGCCGCGCTGGCGCAGCGCATCCTGCGTCAGGTCGAGCGGGAAGCCGTAGGTGTCGTGCAGCGTGAACGCGACGGTGCCGTCGAGCGGCGCGCCCTCTGGCACCTCGGCGAGCGCGGCATCGAGGATCGTGAGGCCGCTTCGCAGCGTCCGGCGGAACTGCTCCTCCTCGCGTCCGAGGACGGCCTGCACGGTGTCGGCGCTGGCCACGAGCTGCGGGTACGCCTCCCCCATCAGCCCCACGACGTGCTCGGACAGCCGGGGGGTGATCGGCTTCTCGACGCCCAGCAGGTAGGCGAAGCGGATGGCGCGTCGGATGATGCGCCGCAGCACGTAGCCGCGGTCCTCGTTGGACGGGACGACGCCATCGGTGACGAGGAAGGTCATCGTGCGGGCGTGGTCGGCGAGGAGCTTGAGGGCAACGTCGGACTCCGACGCGGTCCCGAGGCGCACGCCGGTGGCCTGCTCGGCCGCCGCCACCAGCGACCGCAGCTCGTCGGTCTGGAACACGTCGGGCGAACCGATGGTGACGCCGAGGATGCGCTCGAGGCCGGCCCCGGTGTCGATGTTGCGAGTCTCGAGGGGCTTGAG of Aquamicrobium sp. contains these proteins:
- a CDS encoding GSCFA domain-containing protein: MKLIRDIQKMFGMGETRPRSRAKKEKRVRRWEAIEVADQGRRVHGSWYRGEHTNYHPDRAAIMRGDAVDRYVGLGWFPPSPFITRNQYITAFGSCFASNVTKFLHKEGYKVFGRDLGLDAHIIRQGDGIVNTAALLQQFRWAFEDWTPPVNLWHDKSGDVQNASDRMRDDTRDIFRSTDVFIFTLGLSEVWYDKPSDEIFWRAIPTSEFDPDRHGFKLLSVEENRRNLRSVREIIRAHRPMAEIIITLSPVPLAATFRPVSCITANAISKASLRVAIDDLMREFSEDKRLHYFPSYEMVTSFLPDPWKDDLRHPSQDAVDMIMQIFKRRYLVV
- the alaS gene encoding alanine--tRNA ligase gives rise to the protein MRRAWTDFWTARQHTDVPSAGLIPLHPSAPMFTNSGMMPFVPYFIGEEPVPYRPPRASSIQTCVRAGGKHNDLDAIGRSPRHLSFFEMLGNFSFGDYFKADAIRWAWEFSTEVLGLDADRIWVTCHVDDDEAAELWVDEVGFPAERIQRLGKDNFWEMGDTGPCGPSSELFWDFGAEHGPDGGPANPAAENRYVEYWNLVFQQYFRLGDGSLKPLETRNIDTGAGLERILGVTIGSPDVFQTDELRSLVAAAEQATGVRLGTASESDVALKLLADHARTMTFLVTDGVVPSNEDRGYVLRRIIRRAIRFAYLLGVEKPITPRLSEHVVGLMGEAYPQLVASADTVQAVLGREEEQFRRTLRSGLTILDAALAEVPEGAPLDGTVAFTLHDTYGFPLDLTQDALRQRGISVDTDGFTAAMERQKAEARANWAGSGEAATETVWFAVRDRVGPTEFLGYETEAAEGVVTALVGNGSEIASAEAGDSVAVVVNQTPFYGESGGQVGDTGSIRGEGFEIAVTDTQKKGDGVFVHLGKVVSGRVAVGAPVELKVDSRRRAMIRANHSATHLVHEALREVLGTHVAQKGSLVAPDRLRFDFSHPKPIAAEELERIERLANEVVRQNEKVTTRLMAVDDAIAEGAMALFGEKYGDEVRVVRMGTALHGDKAGRPYSVELCGGTHVGATGDIGLVRVVSEGAVAAGVRRIEALTGEAALEHLDEQERRLKAVASALKVSPAEAVTRLEAVLEERRRLERELAEARRKLALGGAAAASEDGAAAGESVNGVGFLGKVVAGIPPKELKSLADAGKTSLGSGVVVFVGTAEDGKASVVVGVTDDLTARFSAVDLVRLASAAIGGQGGGGRPDMAQAGGPDGAHAAEAIAAVRSALG